The genomic window ATACAAAACGATTTTTACTTAAACCTTTTAAATAAGCAAATTTTGCATGTACTGAATTTAATTCACGATTTAATTCGGTTCTAATATATTTAATATAAACAATAATACTTCCGAGTGAAAGTGCAAATCCAGGAAGGATATATGTCATAAAGTCCTTATCATTAAAAATGTATGGCAATCCAACAAGTCTACCAACAAAAACAAGCACTAAAGCAAAAATAATCGAAGGAACTGAAGAGAAAATTGAAACTAGAACTGTTGATACTCTATCAACAATACCATTGGGGTTTTTTCCAACTCAAATACCAATACTAATACCTATTACAACTGTTAAAAATACCGATCAAATTCCAACTAAGAATGATTTATAAAATCTTTCTCAAATAAAATCATTAATCTCTCTAGCTGGGAAAAGTGAAAGAGAAACTCCAAAATCCCCTTTGAATAAATTAGATAAATACATAAAGTAACGTTCGATAATTGGTAAATTTAATCCATATTTAGCTTCAATAGCTTCTTTAGCTTCTTGATCTAAACCTGCTGTAATGGTATTTGAACCAGGAACTGCATTTATTAAAAAGAATGTGATAGAAACAACTATAACTCCAATAATGAAGAATTCAACGATGATTTTAATAAACTTAAATAAAATGTTTAATAGTGGTGAGTCAATTGCTAGTAATTTTTGTTTTAAACTAAGTTCTTCAGTTCTTTTATTAGTGAAGAAAACTAGATTTTGGTCAATTTTATTTCTTTTATTTTGTTTCATTTATTAACCATCCTTTCTTCTTGGTAATCCACTACGTGGTGGATTAGTATAATCATAAGCATATTGGAGTGCAAAACGGTAGAGTGAATCAACACCACCAACTTTAGTTATTTCTCAATTTGTATCAACTTCCATAAGTGGAATAACTGGTGCAGCATCACGAACAATTTTTTCAACCGAACCGATAAATGTATAAATTTGCGCTTGATCTCAACCTTCATTATTTTCTTCATCTGTTAAATTACCTGAGAAAAAGGCATTTAATCTAGAAGTGTAATCTGATAAAGTTTCATCACTTCTTTGGTAACTCAAATCAATAAATTTTCTTCAATAATCAGGAATTTGTTTTCCTGAAACCGATTGTTTAACTTGATTAAAGTTTAATCTATCTCTAGTGTCAGTAGTTAATTCAACTATTTTATCAAGGCCAAATTTATTAAAGATATATTCATTAAAAGCTTTAGTTATTTTTAAACTTCTTAAACCTGGAATATCATCAAGATTAAGTTCATTTTTATTTAAGTTAATTGAAATATATAAAATTAGATTAGATACATATTCACTTGTAAATAATTCTGAATCATCAGAATATCTCTCTTTAAGAATTTGAATAATTTCATTTGTTTTAGTTTGAGCAAATTCAGTTAAAAGAAGTTTATTTTTACTTCTTCCTGGTTTTTTAATTAATTCTAACATTTCTAAATTTGATTCGATTATTTCACGAATACGGTTAATATCTTTTGATAAAACTTCTGTTTTAGTTAATGTTTTTCCATTTTCTGTGTTTACTAATTTTTCTAAAACTAAGTTAGAAATATAATCAGCGTAAATAAATGAACCAACTGGGTTATCTTTAAATGCAATATTTTTTTGCCCTAATGAGTCAATTTCATCACGTTTGAAGAATGCACCTATGTAATCTGAAGGTCCATTACCACCTATTCTGTCGTAGTTTTGGTAGATAATGTCATATTTACCAGTTTCAATAAAACTAACAAAAGTATTTTCAGGTAAGCTTTTTAGTTCTATATTTATATAACCATTAAAAGCAGCGTTTAATTTTTCTTTTAAGAATTGTCCAGCTTTTTTCTGCTCATCTGTTGAGTTATTCAAGAATGTTAATGAAATACTTTTTAACTCTGGGTGTTTAGCCTTAAATCTTTCAAGATAATATTTAGCTGTTTCTAAATCATAAGCAATATCTTTACGTTCTGTTTTTTCAAAATTAAATGCTTTTGAAAGGTGAATTACATATTCATAATTTTGTAAATCAAAAGTTTTATTGTTTTTTGTGTTTGATGTTAAACCATTAAAGAACATTTCAAGGTTTTTACCATCAAAAGATTTATATTGTCCATATGCAGTTCAAGTATTAACTGGGAATGAAAAATCTCATCCTACATATTTTAAGATATCTTCACGATCAATAGCAAAGTAAATTGCATTACGTAAATCTTGATCTTGTACATAACCGTTTGTATTTGTTTCATTATCTAAGTTAAATCCATAAGCGATTGTTCCATAACCTTGGTTTTTGTTTAAGTATTGTTTAAATAATGGATCAGATCAATATCCAGTAATTTTATTAGCAGGAATAAAAGTCTGTGAAATTATTCCATCTTCAAAGAAAGTTGCATTAATGTTTTTATCTGTTGAAAATAGAATCTTAATTTTGTTTGAAATTGTATTTGAAGCATCAAAATAATCTTTATCTTTAACTAAATCAATGTATCCTTGTGGACCAAGAACAATATCATTGATTAAAAATGGTCCAGTAGTTAAAAATTTCTTAGGATCAGAACCGTATTTTTCAATTCCTTCACCATCAGTTTCAACGTAAGCACGATTTATTGGGTAAAGATTTGAAAAAATTGTAAATAATAAATAAGAAAGATCAGGAGTTTTATTTTCATCAAAAATCGCTGTAAATCCAAATTGATTGTAACTTAAAGTCTTTATTTTACCTTCAATTTTTTCATTACTGAAGTCAAATTTTTGATATGGATTAACATATTGATTTCTTACAAGTTGAATTTTAACTTGTCTATTATCTTTAGTTAATAAAGTAAAATCTTGAACTTCAGCATTTGGGTTAAAACTTGTATTTAAGTGTAGTGATTTAGCAATTTCTTCATTACTAAAATCTAAGAAATATTGTCCAGTATAGAATCCAAATTTTAATGCTGCTTGTCTAATTTTTTCAATTGCATCTAAGTCAATTGGATTTCCATTAGCATCACTAACTTGACTTTGTCATGGGATATCATTAGGATCTTGAATGTATCTTCCTAATTCAGAATTGTAAATGTATTTTCTACGACCTCATGGATTTTTATATGAAGTGTTAAATAATTTACTATATTCTCTTTGAGCAGCAAGAAATTCATCGGCAGCTCTAAAACTATATTTAACTATAGTATCTAACTTTTGCGAACCAGTATTTAAGTCCAAAATATATTCAAGATAATCTCTTAAATCAGTTGCACTAACATAATCACCGTTACTTCATTTATTTTTGTATTCATTAAGATTTCCAGTTATAGCCATATAGTTGTTTTGATTTTTTGGATTTCTAAATGCATACATTGAAGCGCTCTTTTTAACATCTGAACCGATTGTCGGTGCTCCTAAACCCCCAACAATTGAAAAATTATCTACAGCATATCATTGACCAAGTACGTTACCATACCCTTCTTCTGATTCAAGTTTAGAAGAAAGTTTATTGTAGTAATTATCAAAATTTGATGATTGATCAGCTTCAACAACATCCATCATTACAAAGTTAAATTGATTTGTTGGAATAACACTTTTAAGTTGAGTATTTGGTCCAGATTTTAAATATGAATCCACTAGTGATGGAAGTACTTTATCCATTGATTTATAACGAATATAGTTCAAATTATTAATTGGTTCAGTAGCTAAACCAAAATCATATTTTATGAATGAAGAATTTTTGGAAGTATCTATTCCATAAATTTCTTTTAGTTTTTCTAACTCAGTTTTTTTATTATCATTACACGAAACTAATACAGCAAGAGAACTAAATGCAGTAACACTTGAAATAGCTAGTAATGGTAATTTTCATTTGTTTAATTTTTTCATTTCAGTCCTCCTATATGTTAAATTGGTGATTTACAGAAATCACAACTTTTCCTGTTTTTTGTTTATCTTTGTTTAATTCGTTTGTAATGTAAATTGGAGCTTGAGAAGAGTCTTTACCATTTTCAGATAAGCTTTTGATATCACCAAGATTTAGTTGAGATACTACTTCATTATTTTCATCCACAAATTCCATGTAATATGAGTGTTTTGGTAATAATAATGTATCTCTATATTTAGCCATAATTGCATAATCTGTTATTCACGAAGAGTAACCCAAATCATGTAAAGTTACTTTTGAAGAAGCGTCATTTTGTTTTTGTAAATAGAAAATATTGTTTGTCGAATTAATATTTACATTAACATATTTAACTTCTTTAGTGCTTACATCAGTGAATTTAATCTTCTTAATTTTTTCAGCATATTTATTTTCAATAAATCCATACATAGCAACTGCATCATAATCTTTATTTCTAAATACACCTGCGATATTTCTGTTTCCAACTCCATAGTTCATTAATTGTGAAACAAAGAAAGCTTTAGGTCTACTTGTAATTTTTTCACCATTAAAGTCTTTTAATCTAATTGTTTCATCGATAACTTCATCAAGATTTTCATCGTAAAGTTCCATTCCGATTTTTTCTTTTTGTCATCTATCTTTAAAGAAACCATTTGATTTACTTATAAAGTTACCAAAATATGATGATTCTCTTGATTCAACACTAGACATTTTTTGCCCACTAAAAATTTCAGGATTTTTAAAATCTTTGATAATTTCATCACGAACAGCTTGAGTTTTTTCAAATTTTTCTCCAATTATAGCAACCATTTTAAATGCATATTCATCTTTAAGATTATTCAACTCTTTATATTTAGGATCTCTTGAATATGATTGTCCTTCATGTTCTTTTTCGAATTTAGCTATTTCTTCTTTAAGGCGTTCTCATTCAGCTTTATATTCTAAATATTTAGCATTATATTCTGTAAAGATCTTGATTACTAATTCATTGTTGTAATAATCATCAAGTTTTGAAGAAATAAGCGCGTCATAAATTGCTCTATTAGTTTTAGCATGATCTAAAAGACGATCATTTCAAAAACTTAATTTAGTTGCATCAACAACATAATCAAGTCCAGTGGTAGCTTCATTAATTCCATTTAAGAAACTTGGTAAGTTTCCAAAATTATTCGTGTTTGTTATATAAGTAGTTTGTACATAATCACGGGTAAGAGTTTCAGCTAATGAGTAGATATAATCAGTAAATTTGTCATTTAATAAAGGTTCAATTCTTGTTGCATTATATTGAGTTACATCAACTGTTGGAGTACCATTAGTAAAACTAGTCATTACTATTGAATCATAAGTAATATTACCTACTCCCAGATCTTTGAAGAAAATATTATTACCAATAAAAGTGTATAAATCTCAAGTATCAGCATTAACTAAATATTTTGCATCCTCAGTTACTTTAGTAATGTAATCTGCAATAGCTTTTTGAAGAGTTTCTACATCAAATTTATATTTAGTTTTTTCGTCAATTAATTCTTTATTTTCTACATAACCTTCAATGAATTGAGGTTCAAGAATTTCAATTCCATATTCTTTAGAAAAAATTGCTTCATGAGATACTAAATCAGTGGCAGGGTTAAAATCAACAACACTTAAGAATAAATTACTGTGTCTAAAACGATACATTAATTCATTTGCAATATTTTGTTCACTACTTAAAATTGTTTCAATTTTTTGATCATTATTTTCATTTTTTGTTGAGAGTAATCCATTTTTAAAAATATCAAAGTCAAATTTTGTTTTTACATAATTAATATCTCAGTTATACGAAACACTCTTATCTTCGTTGATTACTTTAACAGCTTTTTTATAATCTATTGAAGCAAAGGCAAATAATTCTTCAAGTGAATCAAAGGTAAGTGCCTTTTTAGTTTTATTTTCAGTTTTATTATTTTTAACTTCTTTAACATAACGCTTATTGAATGATTCAAAAAGATTATCAATAATTCCTGAGTATGCACGACTAAATGGATTAATTACAACATTTTGTAACTTACTACTTTGATTATTTGCAAAAATATCTTCATAGTCAATTCCAGCAACTAAATATCCATTAGAATCAACATAAGAAAGTAATTTTGACGAAACAAATGCATTTGGATTATTAGTTAAAATTGATTTATCATTAAATCCAAAATAGTTTGCTAAATTACTTTGAAGAGAATAACTAAATTTACCATATGGTGTACGTTGAGCAAAATCTTTTAAATTATTTAAAATATTTGCATTTGCATCATATGAACTTTTAAGAAACTCTGAATCCGAAGCATAAGGAGTTGTATATTTAGATTTCACTTTGTATGTACTTCCTGAATTTTCAACAAATGCTAAACGAACCCCAACACCTGAAGATTCGTGAATACTTCCTCATTGAGATGATTCTCTACTACTTTTGAAAATATTCATAGCTTCTTCAAAGATATCACCACTAAGTGCTAAATTATGATAAGTGTTTCTTGTTATACCTTGATTAGTTTGTTCGAGGAAGTTTGTACTTGGGTCATATTCATATGATTGATTTCTGTAAACTAAGTTTCTCTTGTAAACCGGGCTTGAAAATTCACCACTTAAAGTTCTAAGCGAAACTTCAGTTTTTCCACCAAGAGAAGTATTTGCATTATTTCATCCACTTTCATAGTATCTTGTGTAAATTAATTGTTGGAAAATTTTTGTAATTTCAGAAATTAAAGCATTCACTTCAGCAACTTCATCACTAGTTAATTCTTCATTTAAAGGAACTGAAATAGCAGGTGTTTTATCGGAATTAAGTAAGTTAACTTTTGTAATAATTTTAGTTTTAGGATCATTATTTAATCAATCAACAACTTTAATTGAAATTGTATTATTCTTTTCATCAACTTCAAGAACATTTTCAAGTGAATTTCCCATACCATCAGTAATATATTTAGCAATATTTGAAGCTTGAACACTACCTGCTTTTAAAATGGCATTACCATTCTCATCAATTTCTTTAACAAAAACTTTAGCTTCACCTTCGATATAAGGGTTTAATGTACCGGAGTCTGAGTCAAAAGAATTAGCGATAAATAAATCACCTAAACTAACACCTCTTAATTCAGCAGCTTTTTTCATTCCATCAAAAGTTTGTAAAAAACGTCTTTCAGGATTATCAATTACATTGCCTACTTCATCATTTTGTTTATTCGTTCCTCAAACGTCTGCGTAACTTTCAATAGCAACAGTTCCATCAGATTTGATGAATTTGAATCTTGTGAATTCTCCTGCTTCACTCACTATACCAGAAGTGTTGATTCTATCAAAATCAAGATTTGTTCTAGCATATAAGTAATTTCTAAGAGCTATAGCTGAATAATACGAAGAATCTGAAGCACCTCCACGAGTTGAAAGACCACCAATTAAAACAGCGTTATTTGGTGTATCTCATGCTTGACCTTTTTCAAGAGTGTAGTGATGTCCATATTCATGAGTTGCAACATATTTTAGGAAATCTGTTGAAATTCCTTCATAATTAGGAATTGAAGCAGATAAAAGTAATGGAAGACCGATTCTATCTTGATCACTAAAACCTTTGTAAATGCCATCCTTGATAGTATATTCAAAATATCCTTTGTCATTTAATTTTCTTACAACATGTGGACCACTTTTTTCTTTCAATAAATGTGGATATTTTTTGACAACGACATCAAAAAGTCCTGCATAAGCTTCATTGTAGATTTGAAATTTTCTCGCTGCTAAACCTTTAACTGGATTTCCGTTCTCATCAACTAAAGTGGTATCTTCTGAAGAAGCAGTTATAGCAATTGGATTAATTGAACCGTTATAACCAATTGCGGATTTAATTTGGTCAAATTGTTCTTTAACACTTTTGTTAGATTGAATATCATTAATATCAAAAATAACTCAACGTGTTTCATTATCATTTGAAATTAATTTAAAGTTAATTTTTTGCGCTGAATTATTGCTATCTCTGTCAATTCTTATTTCTTCAAGTTTATAGTTTTGAATTCTATTTTTAAAATCACTATCCAAATTATTATAATCAGCAAATTCTTTTAAAGCATTAATGGCTTCAATTCTATTTCTAAAGAATTGTAGTTTTGCTCCATTTTCAATTGGTGTGTAAATAGTTAATGTTTCTTTTTCAAATTCATGAACATCATAAAAATCATAGAAATGTTCAATAGTGTTATTAACCACATCTCTAAAAGTATTATAAGAGATTATATTTTTGTCATTCGAAACACCTGGTTTAAGAGTATATTGATAAAATCTCTTTGAATCAGTAATACTTTTGTCTTCAAAAATTATGTTTAATGCTTCAACTTTATCATTAACGACTGAAACTTCTTTAACAGTCATTAATTTGAAATTTTCTTTAGTGATATTTGAAACAGTTGAATCAGTCTGTTCTAATTTAATAATCATATCTTTGAATTCTTGTTCAGAAATATTTGAATCAATAACAATAAAATCGCTCAATGATTTAACATTGTCAAAGTCATTAGGTTTTGAGTTTTTAGAAGGCATTACTAAAAATTCTTTACCAATTAATCTTTCTGGAATGGTTACACCTAAATACGAAGAACTATTTATTAGTCCTTCTCTTGCATTTTTAATTGAAGTAGCTAAGGGAATATTTGATAAAAATTCGTTTACTTTATCCAAAGATTCTGGGTTACTAAAAGTTGAGTAAGTTAAAGAATCATTAGCATTTCCCGAACCACTAAGAATTGAATATATTGGCATCGAACCAAAGAAAGCATCAGGGAAGAATTTAATTTCACTCGATTCTTTATGAAGTGTTGAATGTGAACCAAGTGTTATAGCATTACCGTTTTGTTCAACACCAGGAACAATTCTAAAAGAATCTAGAGTTAATAAGTCAGGACCTCATGAAACATTGTCAATAAATCATTTAGTAAATTCAATAAATTGCTTTGGGTTTACCGCTAAAACATACTCATCGTAAAAACTAAAACTTCCATATTTAACTTCTAATGTAAAACTTTCATTGTAAATCTGATAGTAAACATTGAAAAATTCATTAAAAGTATATTTCTTGTCAACATTAGATTCAAATCAAAATTCGTTATAATCTTCACTTATTCTAGCAACCACCTTTTCTTTAAGCGGGTCAAGTATAGCTAACTCGGGTTTTAACTCTCCATTAACCCTGAATGATGAATAATCATTGATTAATTTATTCTTAGGTATGCTTGAATAAGTTCCGTTAACTTCATCAGAATTATTGGCATAAATGAACATACCAGAAATAGCAATTGCTGAACCAGCAAATAAAACTCCAAATGAGGTTAGAATTTTTTTCTTTAATGAAATAGTTTTTCTTCTTTTACTCATATATTTCCTTCTCTTTTTACTTTTATTTAAGTATTTTATTTTAAATTATAGTAAAAAAACTATATATGCATAGTAATAAAAAAATTTTTTCATTGTTTGAAATTTAAAAATAAAAAACGCAATTGCGTTTCTGGTGCCTAAGACAGGACTTGAACCTGCACGGATTTCTCCAGTGGATTTTGAGTCCACAGCGTCTACCATTCCACCACTTAGGCATTTGTATTATTATACACTAATAATTCGATTTTATTCTTTGAT from Mycoplasma anserisalpingitidis includes these protein-coding regions:
- a CDS encoding ABC transporter permease; its protein translation is MKQNKRNKIDQNLVFFTNKRTEELSLKQKLLAIDSPLLNILFKFIKIIVEFFIIGVIVVSITFFLINAVPGSNTITAGLDQEAKEAIEAKYGLNLPIIERYFMYLSNLFKGDFGVSLSLFPAREINDFIWERFYKSFLVGIWSVFLTVVIGISIGIWVGKNPNGIVDRVSTVLVSIFSSVPSIIFALVLVFVGRLVGLPYIFNDKDFMTYILPGFALSLGSIIVYIKYIRTELNRELNSVHAKFAYLKGLSKNRFVWKHALKPSLFPIATFFPAVIFGSFIGSIFIEQIFFISGSGATLLQAIQTKDYNVILFLIVMFAILTILSYATRDILYEVIDPRIRRRGK
- a CDS encoding ABC transporter substrate-binding protein, with protein sequence MKKLNKWKLPLLAISSVTAFSSLAVLVSCNDNKKTELEKLKEIYGIDTSKNSSFIKYDFGLATEPINNLNYIRYKSMDKVLPSLVDSYLKSGPNTQLKSVIPTNQFNFVMMDVVEADQSSNFDNYYNKLSSKLESEEGYGNVLGQWYAVDNFSIVGGLGAPTIGSDVKKSASMYAFRNPKNQNNYMAITGNLNEYKNKWSNGDYVSATDLRDYLEYILDLNTGSQKLDTIVKYSFRAADEFLAAQREYSKLFNTSYKNPWGRRKYIYNSELGRYIQDPNDIPWQSQVSDANGNPIDLDAIEKIRQAALKFGFYTGQYFLDFSNEEIAKSLHLNTSFNPNAEVQDFTLLTKDNRQVKIQLVRNQYVNPYQKFDFSNEKIEGKIKTLSYNQFGFTAIFDENKTPDLSYLLFTIFSNLYPINRAYVETDGEGIEKYGSDPKKFLTTGPFLINDIVLGPQGYIDLVKDKDYFDASNTISNKIKILFSTDKNINATFFEDGIISQTFIPANKITGYWSDPLFKQYLNKNQGYGTIAYGFNLDNETNTNGYVQDQDLRNAIYFAIDREDILKYVGWDFSFPVNTWTAYGQYKSFDGKNLEMFFNGLTSNTKNNKTFDLQNYEYVIHLSKAFNFEKTERKDIAYDLETAKYYLERFKAKHPELKSISLTFLNNSTDEQKKAGQFLKEKLNAAFNGYINIELKSLPENTFVSFIETGKYDIIYQNYDRIGGNGPSDYIGAFFKRDEIDSLGQKNIAFKDNPVGSFIYADYISNLVLEKLVNTENGKTLTKTEVLSKDINRIREIIESNLEMLELIKKPGRSKNKLLLTEFAQTKTNEIIQILKERYSDDSELFTSEYVSNLILYISINLNKNELNLDDIPGLRSLKITKAFNEYIFNKFGLDKIVELTTDTRDRLNFNQVKQSVSGKQIPDYWRKFIDLSYQRSDETLSDYTSRLNAFFSGNLTDEENNEGWDQAQIYTFIGSVEKIVRDAAPVIPLMEVDTNWEITKVGGVDSLYRFALQYAYDYTNPPRSGLPRRKDG
- a CDS encoding PDxFFG protein, which gives rise to MSKRRKTISLKKKILTSFGVLFAGSAIAISGMFIYANNSDEVNGTYSSIPKNKLINDYSSFRVNGELKPELAILDPLKEKVVARISEDYNEFWFESNVDKKYTFNEFFNVYYQIYNESFTLEVKYGSFSFYDEYVLAVNPKQFIEFTKWFIDNVSWGPDLLTLDSFRIVPGVEQNGNAITLGSHSTLHKESSEIKFFPDAFFGSMPIYSILSGSGNANDSLTYSTFSNPESLDKVNEFLSNIPLATSIKNAREGLINSSSYLGVTIPERLIGKEFLVMPSKNSKPNDFDNVKSLSDFIVIDSNISEQEFKDMIIKLEQTDSTVSNITKENFKLMTVKEVSVVNDKVEALNIIFEDKSITDSKRFYQYTLKPGVSNDKNIISYNTFRDVVNNTIEHFYDFYDVHEFEKETLTIYTPIENGAKLQFFRNRIEAINALKEFADYNNLDSDFKNRIQNYKLEEIRIDRDSNNSAQKINFKLISNDNETRWVIFDINDIQSNKSVKEQFDQIKSAIGYNGSINPIAITASSEDTTLVDENGNPVKGLAARKFQIYNEAYAGLFDVVVKKYPHLLKEKSGPHVVRKLNDKGYFEYTIKDGIYKGFSDQDRIGLPLLLSASIPNYEGISTDFLKYVATHEYGHHYTLEKGQAWDTPNNAVLIGGLSTRGGASDSSYYSAIALRNYLYARTNLDFDRINTSGIVSEAGEFTRFKFIKSDGTVAIESYADVWGTNKQNDEVGNVIDNPERRFLQTFDGMKKAAELRGVSLGDLFIANSFDSDSGTLNPYIEGEAKVFVKEIDENGNAILKAGSVQASNIAKYITDGMGNSLENVLEVDEKNNTISIKVVDWLNNDPKTKIITKVNLLNSDKTPAISVPLNEELTSDEVAEVNALISEITKIFQQLIYTRYYESGWNNANTSLGGKTEVSLRTLSGEFSSPVYKRNLVYRNQSYEYDPSTNFLEQTNQGITRNTYHNLALSGDIFEEAMNIFKSSRESSQWGSIHESSGVGVRLAFVENSGSTYKVKSKYTTPYASDSEFLKSSYDANANILNNLKDFAQRTPYGKFSYSLQSNLANYFGFNDKSILTNNPNAFVSSKLLSYVDSNGYLVAGIDYEDIFANNQSSKLQNVVINPFSRAYSGIIDNLFESFNKRYVKEVKNNKTENKTKKALTFDSLEELFAFASIDYKKAVKVINEDKSVSYNWDINYVKTKFDFDIFKNGLLSTKNENNDQKIETILSSEQNIANELMYRFRHSNLFLSVVDFNPATDLVSHEAIFSKEYGIEILEPQFIEGYVENKELIDEKTKYKFDVETLQKAIADYITKVTEDAKYLVNADTWDLYTFIGNNIFFKDLGVGNITYDSIVMTSFTNGTPTVDVTQYNATRIEPLLNDKFTDYIYSLAETLTRDYVQTTYITNTNNFGNLPSFLNGINEATTGLDYVVDATKLSFWNDRLLDHAKTNRAIYDALISSKLDDYYNNELVIKIFTEYNAKYLEYKAEWERLKEEIAKFEKEHEGQSYSRDPKYKELNNLKDEYAFKMVAIIGEKFEKTQAVRDEIIKDFKNPEIFSGQKMSSVESRESSYFGNFISKSNGFFKDRWQKEKIGMELYDENLDEVIDETIRLKDFNGEKITSRPKAFFVSQLMNYGVGNRNIAGVFRNKDYDAVAMYGFIENKYAEKIKKIKFTDVSTKEVKYVNVNINSTNNIFYLQKQNDASSKVTLHDLGYSSWITDYAIMAKYRDTLLLPKHSYYMEFVDENNEVVSQLNLGDIKSLSENGKDSSQAPIYITNELNKDKQKTGKVVISVNHQFNI